Below is a genomic region from Taeniopygia guttata chromosome 7, bTaeGut7.mat, whole genome shotgun sequence.
TTTGCAAAATATATCCATACCTCTTTGGGAGTTTTATGAGCTGCACAAAGAAAAATCCACTGTTCAGTTGCTGTCATCTGAGTACATGTGTCAGGGTGACATTCACTCTGTTAAAGCAACAGTTCAATtaagaaaaaaccccagcagcaaaaAGCTGATGATCTTTTCAAATAACTTCCTTGCCCTGTCCACCCCCCAAAATGGTTATTTCCCATATGCTCTTAAAATCTTACAAAACCTCCAACCACTGCTTAGCcctgtgtgtatatatttagAAGAAAGCCCTGCAATCTACACAAAAAGTGTCCTCCCTGACAAACTGCAAGTCTCAAGAAAACAATTACCTGAAGCTTGACAGCTAGTCCATTGAGCTCAAGGCAGAATTGTCTAAAAGAAATTGAACACAGCACCATCAAAATCAGCTATTTGTTCCTCACTGCAAATATCTCATAGAAAACAGCTTAGACATTCTGATCTGTATaccagcagattttttttttcactcagctaaatgattttaatttttcactgaCAGCAAAGGCTGAGTTTAACAGATAATATAGTGGAAATATTGTActgcaacataaaaaaaaaggaaaaaaaaaaaaagaagtggacAAAAAGGTTTGTCTCCTTACAAGCAGAAAAAGAACTCAAAGATACAGGGACTTGCTGTCCCTGCCTATTTGCCTCATTTGCCTGCTAGTTTCAGAAAAAGCATTGGGAGCAACTGGAAATTTCATTACCTCTTAGTGGAGATGAAGAACTGACAATATCTTTGAGAAAGTGCTATGGAAATTCATGACTATATCTTCCTATTCAAGAAGTGAGgtaaaaatagtttatttaaaaaaaaaaaaaattacgaTCAGAGCACATTATAAATCTTTAGAAATAACAGGGAAATCAGAAAAGAATACCAACATATAACCGTAGAAAAATCAAGTTTAAATTAAGTTAGCTTTGATATGTCACATTCAAATAGACTCACTACCAGCATCAATGAACAAAATTTAGAACCAAGACAGAATGTTAACAAAAGATGGATTTTTACCTTAAATGTTCATACTTCCATACACCTTCATCCTGGCCTTCGGGAGGTTCAAGGATCTTATCAATGTTGGAACAGTCTGCCCTTATGTTTTGTTGAATATACTGGGGGGGGGAATAGAAATAAAACTAGATCTTGTAATTACAGTAAGAAAGTGTATTTAGGACATTACATCTTGGAGAGGTTTAGTTTTTACCTAAATGATTGACAGACTAAAAAGTTCAAAAGTAGATGGGCAGAGTAAGGAAACTGGTATTAAAAATGTCAGATCTGAAAAATACTTCgattaaattaaaaaaggtAAACGAATGGAGAAACCCCCACCATTTTCCTAAATCTGATTTGTTTAAACCAGACATgggaatttaaattatttatgcaAACAAAACTAACCATTAATTTGTTAATATACACAGGTACTTAGGAAATTCACTGCTGTGCAGCAACACCCTAAGCAGATAAATATCAAACCCTGTTTAATTTTATGTACCAGAACGCAAAACCTGTGAAACTGCACTCATTAACAACATTTCATGTAAGTAGGAATACCTGCTGGACAGCTAATGTACTATCCATTTCTTCAAAGGATTCATCAGGCCAGTTGTAGAAATCctgttttgaaaaaagaaaatttaaagcaaTGTAACAAAACcacagggagaggaagaaaggcATACAGCCTACAATAAGCCTGAGCATGAAGGAAAATAGATGGAGTTTATACAATTCCAGGAAGCTGCATCTGAACAGAAGCAGCACACAGTCCTGGCAGGAAGAGGGAGAGATGGGATTTATGCTCCCAGCACTGCAACAGCAGCATACCTTggaaggaaaagctgtgcaTGACTCGGCAGGTGAGCACCCAGAGCCTGCATTTGTTACATTAAATACAGCTCACAGCACCCACTGCAGGTGTTAGACCAGGGGAATGGGGAAGAAGAGgtctgcagagagcagcagcataCTCTGGTTATGAAACTAAAACTCCCAGTGGTGacacagcaagaaaaacatCTCTGAACTGAGATCACGGAACGCTGTGCTGGCCTAACCTGGTACCACATTCCCACCTTAGCCCTGGTAAGGTCAGTATGCCTTAATTAATTTACCTGGATGCTTATCAGCCCTGTTAATGATAAAGCCTTGCAGAAGTTTCGACTCAGATCCAGCTGCACCTGTGTTCTGCAGCAGTCCACATGTGCTGCACCCACGATCATCCCAACCATAGGCATTTTCTTActgtgcatttttcacatctAAAATTTGGTGCTACTCCCTCATATCATGTAGAGATGCTGCATGTCGGCTTGCTGTAGTCATCCCAGTAACTGCAATGACTCAGTGAAAATGTCCCAAGAGCAAAGCTTAGCAATCTGTTCCTGAGAGAGTAAGTCAGCTCTGGAAAAAATACCTCGAGTACTTGAAAAAATACCTCAAGCATATCCACTGTTGAAATATCATTACCTAATTGTATTTGCAAACTGAATAGCTATACCAGTGTcatccaaaataaaacattaaatacaAACACATACAAAGAAAAGTCATGTCTATGTAGAGAGAAATTATCATCACTGTACACAAAACTCTTCAATCTATATCAACTTCCTAGTACTTGACCAAACCTAGGTCTGCCCAGCTCTTTTACAGAATACCCCAAATTTATCAAAGGCACACAACATTCTGTCCTTCACAGATTAAACATGCATCGAATGACATGATTTACAGGATTGTGTAATAATTTTACCTCTGTGCTATGACAAAGAACAGGAGAAGACATGTGTCTTACACTGCTCCTTTCCCACAAAGAGTTCTCCTCCCAAAAGCAGAGGGGAAAGTCTCACATAAAGGTCTGACAGATCACCTCTCTGAAATAATCTAAAAAATGCAGTTTCCGTGTTTGAGGTGTGCCTTTTCCAGCTGACCGTGAAACCTCAGAAACTAATTCAAGTTTGATTAAGAGAAGCGATGTGACACCAGAATTTTCGTGAGCGCAGTTACGTAAGGGAAGGATGACTTCCCCGTGGGATGGGCAGGCAGGTACGGTCGCTCTGACGGTGCCGAGCCGCCGCTCGCAGCCCAGTGCAGGGTCATGGGCTGGGAGCGTGCTCTCGGTGTTTTCCCAGCACTAACAACAGCGGTGCCTGACAGCGCCGGGGAGCcgccctgcctgccccagcccgCGGCAGCGCTCCCGCCCGGCTGTCCCGggcgctcccggcccggccgagccccgccgTCTCCTCCGGCCGCCGGGCCCGCCGCGACCTCCGCTCCGGACCGCAGcccggcagccccggcagcgcccGGGCTCCCCGCGCCGCGGGGCCGCAGCCGCAGCGCCCGTCCCGCCGAGCCCGCGGGGAGCAGCCGCCGCCGTCCCCGGCCCGCTCCCCGCAACCACCAAACAAAGCCATCCCCGCAGCGGGGccgcccagccccagccccagccctgctaggcccggcgcggccctcgGCGCCAGCCCGCCGGCCGCtgggccccggcggcggcgctgcccgtGCCCACCCGGCCGGCGCGGGGGCAGCGGCGGTGGCTCACCTGGGCCTTGGTGCCCGGGCGGTTCCGCCGGAGCACGGCCGTGCCCTCCGCCATGACCATAGCGACCGCGGGGCCCGGATGTGCCGCGGGGCCGCGCGGGGCGGGGCAGGAGCGGGCCCGCGgagggaggggcggggcggccaGAACAGCTTCTCGCGAGAGATGGCGGGAGGCGGTGCGCGGGGCGGCCGTGAGGGGAGGAGGCGCCGCGGCCCCCCTGCCCcgtccccttcccttcccgccCGGCTCCGCTTCTCTTCTCGCTGGAAGCCACGGGCGCTTCCTTGTGAGCGCGGTGCCGTGCGGGCACCTGTGCGTCCCTCTGTCAGAGCAGAGCTTGGTATTGCTGAGGGCAGCACTGACATCCCCACACATCCCCACACACAGAGCCGGGAGCTCGGTGCTGAGCAGCGAGTCACCCGCTTTGTGACGGCCTGAGTGGCTGCTGAGGAAATCCATCGTATTTCATCCTGTTTCATCAGCATCCCCCCGCCAGCCCCTGCTCTGTGTGCACTCGCACAAGGTTAGTCCTTGCTCGTGTCTGTACAACCGGGTCCCTGATGCTCTGTGCAATACAAACTATAAGGGtgtggattttaaaaaatactcagAGTTTTATATTCaatatttattctaaaaataatgAG
It encodes:
- the MOB4 gene encoding MOB-like protein phocein, producing the protein MVMAEGTAVLRRNRPGTKAQDFYNWPDESFEEMDSTLAVQQYIQQNIRADCSNIDKILEPPEGQDEGVWKYEHLRQFCLELNGLAVKLQSECHPDTCTQMTATEQWIFLCAAHKTPKECPAIDYTRHTLDGAACLLNSNKYFPSRVSIKESSVAKLGSVCRRIYRIFSHAYFHHRQIFDEYENETFLCHRFTKFVMKYNLMSKDNLIVPILEEEVQNSVSGESEA